The Catenuloplanes niger genome includes a window with the following:
- a CDS encoding NAD(P)/FAD-dependent oxidoreductase: MRSLRDAAPVPYWLDRPDRPDPLPPLSGDRRADLAIVGGGYAGLWAAVLAKQADPALDVAVLEAGTCGWAASGRNAGFCATSLTGGLANGHARFPDDLVRLERLGTENLDAIESFVARHGIDCDFVRSGELKVATEAYQVAQLAENAVLAMAYGRTVRLLDSAAVRAEVGSPTYLYAAWDRRGTALVDPARLAWGLRRVALDSGVRIFEHTRVTGLADTGAAVRLTTAHGRLRAGKAILATHAFPPLLRRLRHYVAPVYDYALMTEPLTAAQLASVGWRRRQGVSDLGNRFHYYRITADRRILFGGYDPVFHAGGRMAPALAQRQASFETLARHFATTFPQLADVRFSHRWGGAVDASTRLFAFHGTACGGKLAYAAGFTGLGVSATRFAARVSLDLLSGTRTALTELATVRRKPLPWPPEPARTLGIALTRRSRAHADDHEGRPDLWLRTMRRLGLG, translated from the coding sequence ATGAGGTCGCTGCGGGACGCCGCGCCGGTCCCGTACTGGCTGGACCGTCCGGACCGCCCCGACCCGCTGCCACCGCTGTCCGGCGACCGGCGCGCGGACCTGGCGATCGTCGGTGGCGGCTACGCCGGGCTGTGGGCCGCGGTGCTGGCCAAGCAGGCCGATCCGGCGCTGGACGTGGCCGTGCTGGAGGCCGGCACCTGCGGGTGGGCCGCGTCCGGCCGCAACGCGGGGTTCTGCGCCACCAGCCTGACCGGTGGGCTCGCCAACGGCCACGCCCGCTTCCCGGACGACCTGGTCCGGCTGGAGCGGCTCGGCACCGAGAACCTGGACGCGATCGAGTCGTTCGTCGCGCGGCACGGCATCGACTGCGACTTCGTCCGCTCCGGCGAGCTGAAGGTGGCGACCGAGGCGTACCAGGTGGCGCAGCTGGCCGAGAACGCGGTGCTGGCCATGGCGTACGGCCGGACCGTGCGCCTGCTCGACTCCGCCGCGGTCCGCGCCGAGGTCGGCTCGCCGACCTACCTCTACGCGGCCTGGGACCGGCGCGGCACCGCGCTGGTCGACCCGGCCCGCCTCGCCTGGGGCCTGCGCCGCGTCGCGCTCGACTCGGGGGTGCGGATCTTCGAGCACACCCGGGTCACCGGGCTCGCCGACACCGGCGCCGCGGTCCGGCTGACCACCGCGCACGGCCGGCTCCGGGCCGGGAAGGCGATCCTGGCCACGCACGCGTTCCCGCCGCTGCTGCGCCGCCTGCGGCACTACGTGGCACCGGTCTACGACTACGCGCTGATGACCGAGCCGCTGACCGCCGCGCAGCTCGCGTCCGTCGGCTGGCGCCGCCGGCAGGGCGTGTCCGACCTGGGGAACCGGTTCCATTACTACCGGATCACCGCGGACCGGCGGATCCTGTTCGGCGGCTACGACCCGGTCTTCCACGCCGGCGGCCGGATGGCACCGGCGCTCGCACAGCGCCAGGCCTCGTTCGAGACACTGGCCCGGCACTTCGCCACGACGTTCCCGCAGCTCGCGGACGTCCGCTTCAGCCACCGGTGGGGCGGCGCGGTCGACGCCAGCACCCGCCTCTTCGCCTTCCACGGCACCGCCTGCGGCGGCAAACTCGCCTACGCCGCCGGCTTCACCGGCCTGGGCGTCTCCGCCACCCGCTTCGCTGCCCGGGTCAGCCTCGACCTGCTCAGCGGCACCCGCACCGCACTCACCGAGCTCGCCACGGTCCGCCGCAAGCCACTGCCCTGGCCCCCGGAACCGGCCCGCACGCTCGGCATCGCGCTCACCCGCCGCTCCCGCGCCCACGCCGACGACCACGAGGGCCGCCCCGACCTGTGGCTCCGCACGATGCGCCGCCTCGGCCTGGGCTGA
- a CDS encoding ABC transporter permease: MRRNWVLVVGLLVLLYLFLPIFVVAGLSFNEPTSRLSYDFHRFTLDNWADPCGPGDMCDAVGRSIQIGLLSTLIATLLGTLMAFALARHRFRGRAATNLLVFLPMATPEVVMGSSLLALFVAGGVSLGFWTVVIAHVMFCVSFVVVTVKARLAGLDPALEEAAMDLYAGEWQTFRRITLPLVAPGIVAAALLSFSLSFDDFIITNFTSGTTVTFPMYVWGAAQRGIPPQVNVVGTAMFGIAVILVLGGEIISRRRNRLG, encoded by the coding sequence GTGAGGCGCAACTGGGTCCTCGTCGTCGGCCTGCTCGTCCTGCTCTACCTCTTCCTGCCGATCTTCGTGGTGGCCGGGCTGTCGTTCAACGAGCCGACCAGCCGCCTGTCGTACGACTTCCACCGGTTCACGCTGGACAACTGGGCCGACCCGTGCGGCCCCGGCGACATGTGCGACGCGGTCGGCCGCAGCATCCAGATCGGGCTGCTGTCCACGCTCATCGCCACGCTGCTCGGCACGCTGATGGCGTTCGCGCTGGCCCGGCACCGGTTCCGCGGTCGCGCCGCCACCAACCTGCTGGTCTTCCTGCCGATGGCCACACCCGAGGTGGTGATGGGCTCGTCGCTGCTCGCGCTCTTCGTGGCCGGTGGCGTCTCACTCGGCTTCTGGACCGTGGTGATCGCACACGTGATGTTCTGCGTGTCGTTCGTGGTGGTGACCGTGAAGGCGCGGCTGGCCGGGCTCGACCCGGCGCTGGAGGAGGCCGCGATGGACCTCTACGCCGGCGAGTGGCAGACGTTCCGCCGGATCACGCTGCCGCTGGTCGCGCCCGGCATCGTCGCGGCCGCGCTGCTGTCGTTCTCGCTGTCGTTCGACGACTTCATCATCACGAACTTCACCTCCGGCACCACGGTCACGTTCCCGATGTACGTCTGGGGCGCGGCCCAGCGCGGCATCCCGCCGCAGGTCAACGTGGTCGGCACGGCGATGTTCGGAATCGCGGTGATCCTCGTGCTGGGAGGCGAGATCATCAGCCGGCGCCGGAACCGGCTCGGATGA
- a CDS encoding ABC transporter permease, whose protein sequence is MSVAAIGAGAGSGAPPPPRPSRRTWLPYLLLLPAGLWLLVFFVIPLVQLGATSLYDPSGSLTTGYAMTWEFGNYPVAFEAYRWHFLRSLGYAAAATVICLLLGYPLAYAIAHRAGRWKNLMLVGVIAPFFTSFLVRTLAWKTILSDNGVIVEALRAVHLLGADGRLLATPTAVIMGLVYNFLPFMVLPLYANLERLDRRVLEAASDLYAGPVSTFFRVTLPLSMPGVVAGTLLTFIPAAGDYINAELLGTPRQYMIGNVIDSAFLVRLDYPQAAALSFILMAAVLAIVVVYVRRSGTEEVL, encoded by the coding sequence ATGAGTGTTGCGGCTATCGGTGCGGGGGCCGGATCGGGTGCCCCGCCGCCGCCCCGTCCGTCGCGGCGGACGTGGCTGCCGTACCTGCTGCTGCTTCCCGCGGGCCTGTGGCTGCTGGTCTTCTTCGTGATCCCGCTGGTGCAGCTCGGCGCGACCAGCCTCTACGACCCGAGCGGCTCGCTGACCACCGGGTACGCGATGACCTGGGAGTTCGGCAACTACCCGGTCGCGTTCGAGGCCTACCGGTGGCACTTCCTCCGGTCGCTCGGCTACGCGGCCGCGGCCACCGTGATCTGCCTGCTGCTCGGCTACCCGCTGGCCTACGCGATCGCGCACCGCGCCGGCCGGTGGAAGAACCTGATGCTGGTCGGCGTGATCGCGCCGTTCTTCACCAGTTTCCTGGTCCGCACGCTCGCCTGGAAGACGATCCTGTCGGACAACGGCGTGATCGTCGAGGCGCTGCGCGCGGTGCACCTGCTCGGCGCGGACGGCCGGCTGCTGGCCACGCCGACCGCGGTCATCATGGGCCTGGTCTACAACTTCCTGCCGTTCATGGTGCTGCCGCTCTACGCGAACCTGGAACGGCTGGACCGGCGGGTGCTGGAGGCGGCGAGCGACCTCTACGCCGGCCCGGTCAGCACGTTCTTCCGGGTCACGCTGCCGCTGAGCATGCCGGGCGTGGTGGCGGGCACGCTGCTCACGTTCATCCCGGCGGCCGGCGACTACATCAACGCGGAGCTGCTCGGCACGCCCCGGCAGTACATGATCGGCAACGTGATCGACTCGGCGTTCCTGGTCCGGCTGGACTATCCGCAGGCGGCCGCGCTCTCGTTCATCCTGATGGCCGCGGTCCTGGCGATCGTGGTCGTCTACGTGCGCCGCTCCGGCACGGAGGAGGTGCTGTGA
- a CDS encoding ABC transporter ATP-binding protein: MSVDGEGLRLAGVTKRFGAFTAVDDLTLTIPQGAFFALLGASGCGKTTTLRMVAGLEEPTAGQITLGGTDITRLRPYRRPVNTVFQSYALFPHLSIAENVAFGLRRKGVKHVAPQVESMLSLVELAGFGNRRPAQLSGGQQQRVALARALINHPQVLLLDEPLGALDLKLRRQMQIELKRIQTEVGITFVHVTHDQEEAMTMADTVAVMNAGRIEQLGAPAEIYEFPATPFVANFLGQSNLLAAAGNGRSGDDLLVTAHGARFSVPAARSRATGDDVYLGVRPEKMTLLVGGDVPGGFQHVTGTVTDSSYVGVSTQYLVRTAWDTDLSVFAPNVGVGGPLPNGTEVTVAWNPAHAFLLDRAHGAGDSTQALVETA; encoded by the coding sequence ATGAGTGTTGACGGCGAGGGCCTGCGCCTGGCCGGCGTGACCAAGCGGTTCGGGGCGTTCACCGCGGTGGACGACCTGACGCTGACCATCCCGCAGGGCGCGTTCTTCGCGCTGCTCGGCGCGTCCGGCTGCGGCAAGACCACCACGCTGCGGATGGTGGCCGGGCTGGAGGAACCCACCGCCGGGCAGATCACGCTGGGCGGCACGGACATCACCCGGCTGCGGCCGTACCGGCGGCCGGTCAACACCGTGTTCCAGAGCTACGCGCTGTTCCCGCACCTGAGCATCGCCGAGAACGTCGCGTTCGGCCTGCGGCGCAAGGGCGTCAAGCACGTCGCGCCGCAGGTCGAGTCGATGCTGTCGCTGGTCGAGCTGGCCGGCTTCGGCAACCGCCGGCCGGCCCAGCTCTCCGGCGGCCAGCAGCAGCGGGTCGCGCTGGCCCGCGCGCTGATCAACCACCCGCAGGTGCTGCTGCTCGACGAGCCGCTCGGCGCGCTCGACCTGAAGCTGCGCCGGCAGATGCAGATCGAGCTCAAGCGCATCCAGACCGAGGTCGGCATCACGTTCGTGCACGTCACGCACGACCAGGAGGAGGCCATGACGATGGCCGACACGGTCGCGGTGATGAACGCGGGGCGGATCGAGCAGCTCGGCGCGCCGGCCGAGATCTACGAGTTCCCGGCCACGCCGTTCGTGGCGAACTTCCTCGGCCAGTCCAACCTGCTGGCCGCGGCCGGCAACGGGCGCAGCGGCGACGACCTGCTGGTCACCGCGCACGGCGCGCGGTTCAGCGTGCCGGCCGCCCGGTCCCGGGCCACCGGCGACGACGTCTACCTGGGCGTCCGGCCGGAGAAGATGACGCTGCTGGTCGGCGGCGACGTGCCGGGCGGGTTCCAGCACGTCACCGGCACCGTCACCGACTCGTCCTACGTGGGCGTCAGCACGCAGTACCTGGTCCGGACCGCCTGGGACACCGACCTGTCCGTCTTCGCGCCGAACGTCGGCGTGGGCGGGCCGCTGCCGAACGGCACCGAGGTGACCGTCGCCTGGAATCCCGCGCACGCGTTCCTGCTCGACCGGGCACACGGCGCGGGCGACTCGACGCAGGCGCTGGTGGAGACGGCATGA
- a CDS encoding polyamine ABC transporter substrate-binding protein — translation MRKPPRAPLSPEASAVISAFTVSRRTLMRGTLASSALVAAGGVLTACGTQGQTQTAEGCVSEDLSATEKTLSFSNWPLYLDVDAQDESKHPTLDAFTAQTGIAVTYTEDINDNNEFFGKVQNQLAGCQPTNRDVMVLTDWMGARLIRLGWLQKLDVAKMPNVQANLLSSLRNRAFDPAGEYSVPWQGGLSGLAYNAAVTGEIRTVDELLTRADLKGRVTAFAEMRDTIGLLLQSNGHDPSNFTAAQFDDALAKLQKAVDSGQIRRFTGNDYATELAGGDIAACMAWSGDVIQLSAEDEKVRFVIPESGVIQYSDDMMVPNKATHKANAEALMNYYYDPAVAAEVAAYVNYICPVEGARAEAEKTDPELAANTLIFPDETVTSKAKGFMALDEATEKAYEQKFQAVIGA, via the coding sequence ATGCGTAAGCCACCCCGTGCACCGCTGTCGCCGGAGGCGTCGGCGGTCATCTCCGCCTTCACGGTCTCCCGGCGCACGCTGATGCGGGGCACGCTGGCCTCGTCCGCGCTCGTCGCCGCCGGTGGGGTGCTGACCGCGTGCGGGACCCAGGGGCAGACGCAGACCGCCGAGGGCTGCGTCAGCGAGGACCTCTCCGCCACCGAGAAGACGCTGTCCTTCTCCAACTGGCCGCTCTACCTGGACGTCGACGCGCAGGACGAGTCGAAGCACCCGACGCTGGACGCGTTCACCGCGCAGACCGGCATCGCGGTCACCTACACCGAGGACATCAACGACAACAACGAATTCTTCGGTAAGGTGCAGAACCAGCTCGCCGGCTGCCAGCCGACGAATCGCGACGTCATGGTGCTCACCGACTGGATGGGCGCGCGCCTGATCCGGCTCGGCTGGCTGCAGAAGCTGGACGTCGCGAAGATGCCGAACGTGCAGGCGAACCTGCTCTCGTCGCTGCGCAACCGGGCGTTCGACCCGGCCGGCGAATACTCCGTCCCGTGGCAGGGCGGCCTCTCCGGCCTCGCCTACAACGCGGCCGTCACCGGCGAGATCCGCACCGTGGACGAGCTGCTCACCCGGGCGGACCTGAAGGGCCGGGTCACCGCGTTCGCCGAGATGCGCGACACGATCGGCCTGCTGCTGCAGTCCAACGGGCACGACCCGTCGAACTTCACCGCGGCGCAGTTCGACGACGCGCTGGCCAAGCTGCAGAAGGCGGTGGACTCCGGGCAGATCCGCCGGTTCACCGGCAACGACTACGCCACCGAACTGGCCGGCGGCGACATCGCGGCCTGCATGGCGTGGTCCGGCGACGTCATTCAGCTCTCCGCCGAGGACGAGAAGGTGCGGTTCGTCATTCCGGAGTCGGGCGTCATCCAATATTCGGACGACATGATGGTGCCGAACAAGGCGACGCACAAGGCGAACGCCGAGGCACTGATGAATTACTACTACGACCCGGCAGTGGCCGCCGAGGTGGCCGCCTATGTGAACTACATCTGCCCGGTCGAGGGCGCGCGGGCCGAGGCGGAGAAGACCGATCCGGAGCTCGCGGCGAACACGCTCATCTTCCCGGACGAGACCGTCACGTCCAAGGCGAAGGGCTTCATGGCGCTCGACGAGGCCACCGAGAAGGCGTACGAGCAGAAGTTCCAGGCCGTCATCGGTGCCTGA
- a CDS encoding Lrp/AsnC family transcriptional regulator codes for MAQSTPAGNGRRITVREGHPLLDDVAKQIIEQLQEDGRRPYAAIGKAVGLSEAAVRQRVQRLLDAGVMQIVAVTDPLQLGFPRQAMIGVRTTGDLRVIADRIAELDECSYVVITAGSFEIMAEVVCRNDDHLLEILQRIRTVEGVLSTEAFVYLKLRKQTYSWGTA; via the coding sequence ATGGCCCAGAGCACACCGGCGGGTAACGGCCGGCGCATCACCGTCCGCGAGGGGCACCCGCTGCTCGACGACGTCGCCAAGCAGATCATCGAGCAGTTGCAGGAGGACGGGCGACGGCCGTACGCGGCGATCGGGAAGGCGGTCGGGCTGTCCGAGGCCGCGGTGCGGCAGCGGGTGCAGCGCCTGCTCGACGCGGGTGTGATGCAGATCGTCGCGGTCACCGACCCGCTCCAGCTGGGGTTCCCGCGCCAGGCCATGATCGGCGTCCGGACCACCGGGGACCTGCGGGTGATCGCGGACCGGATCGCCGAGCTGGACGAGTGCAGCTACGTGGTGATCACCGCCGGATCGTTCGAGATCATGGCGGAGGTGGTCTGCCGCAACGACGACCATCTGCTCGAGATCCTCCAGCGGATCCGGACGGTGGAGGGTGTGCTCTCCACCGAGGCGTTCGTCTACCTCAAACTACGGAAACAGACCTACAGCTGGGGTACGGCATAG
- a CDS encoding aspartate aminotransferase family protein, with protein MAKPTDHLWMHFTRMSSFRDGQVPTIVRGEGSYVWDDKGRRYLDGIAGLFTVNAGHGRTELAEAAAKQAAELAYFPLWGVAHPTAIELSERIAGLTPGDLNRVFFTTGGSEAVETAWKLARAYFRKTGKPGKHKVISRYLSYHGTTMGALSITGLPAIKADFEPLVTGGVKTANTNIYRAPVHGDDPVAFGEWAADEIARAIEREGADTVAAVFLEPVQNAGGCFPPPPGYFQRVREICDRYDVLLVSDEVICAWGRLGDWFGALRYGYQPDIITTAKALTSGYSPLGATVASDRLIEPFLRDGVAFLHGITFGGHPVSSAVALANIDLMAREDLNGHVRANEAAFRSTLEKLHDLPIVGDVRGDGYFYGIELVKDKTTRETFDDAESERLLRGFLSDALFEAGLYCRADDRGDPVVQLAPPLTAGQAEFDEMERILRAVLTEAYGRI; from the coding sequence ATGGCCAAGCCGACCGACCACCTCTGGATGCACTTCACCCGGATGTCCAGCTTCCGCGACGGCCAGGTGCCCACCATCGTGCGCGGCGAGGGCTCGTACGTCTGGGACGACAAGGGCCGCCGCTACCTCGACGGCATCGCCGGCCTGTTCACCGTCAACGCCGGTCACGGGCGCACCGAGCTGGCCGAGGCCGCCGCGAAGCAGGCCGCGGAGCTGGCCTACTTCCCGCTCTGGGGCGTCGCCCACCCGACCGCGATCGAGCTGTCCGAGCGGATCGCCGGGCTCACCCCCGGCGACCTCAACCGGGTGTTCTTCACCACCGGCGGCTCCGAGGCGGTGGAGACCGCGTGGAAACTGGCCCGGGCGTACTTCCGGAAGACCGGCAAGCCGGGCAAGCACAAGGTGATCAGCCGCTACCTGTCGTACCACGGCACCACGATGGGCGCGCTCTCCATCACCGGCCTGCCCGCGATCAAGGCCGACTTCGAGCCGCTGGTCACCGGCGGCGTCAAGACGGCGAACACGAACATCTACCGCGCGCCGGTGCACGGCGACGACCCGGTCGCGTTCGGCGAGTGGGCCGCGGACGAGATCGCGCGCGCGATCGAGCGCGAGGGCGCGGACACGGTCGCCGCGGTCTTCCTGGAACCGGTGCAGAACGCGGGCGGCTGCTTCCCGCCGCCACCCGGCTACTTCCAGCGGGTCCGCGAGATCTGCGACCGGTACGACGTGCTGCTCGTCTCCGACGAGGTGATCTGCGCGTGGGGCCGGCTCGGCGACTGGTTCGGCGCGCTGCGCTACGGCTACCAGCCGGACATCATCACCACCGCGAAGGCGCTGACCTCGGGTTACTCGCCGCTCGGCGCGACCGTCGCGAGCGACCGGCTGATCGAGCCGTTCCTGCGCGACGGGGTCGCGTTCCTGCACGGCATCACGTTCGGCGGGCACCCGGTCTCGTCCGCGGTCGCGCTCGCCAACATCGACCTGATGGCCCGCGAGGACCTGAACGGGCACGTCCGGGCGAACGAGGCGGCGTTCCGCTCGACGCTGGAGAAGCTGCACGACCTGCCGATCGTCGGCGACGTGCGCGGTGACGGGTACTTCTACGGGATCGAGCTGGTCAAGGACAAGACCACCCGGGAGACGTTCGACGACGCGGAGTCGGAGCGGCTGCTGCGCGGCTTCCTGTCCGACGCGCTGTTCGAGGCCGGGCTCTACTGCCGCGCCGACGACCGCGGCGACCCGGTCGTCCAGCTCGCGCCGCCGCTGACCGCGGGCCAGGCCGAGTTCGACGAGATGGAGCGCATCCTGCGCGCGGTGCTCACCGAGGCGTACGGCCGGATCTGA